A genome region from Streptomyces sp. NBC_01296 includes the following:
- a CDS encoding THUMP-like domain-containing protein, translating into MTPEDFAALLTPEGRALLDSLRDHDPSQELAIATRLRREHPAALVSAALGQARLRQRAVAKFGDEDAFRMYFTPGGGEMATRASVASYRAGRLAELGVRSVADLCCGIGGDALALARLGIRVLAVDRDPLTVAVARANAEALGLAELIEVREADVTDVDTSGYDAVFLDPARRGGRGRIFDPESYSPPLSWAVEAARTAKYAAIKIAPGIPHEAVPQEAEAEWISDQGDVKEAVLWFGTAPGTVRATLLPGPRTLHTVDPLPDPEAGPVGRYLYEPDGAVIRAHLVAEVAEQLAGRLIDPTIAYVTADELRATPYATAYEITDVLPFGLKRLKALLRERGVGILTVKKRGSAIEPEELRKKVKPQGPHSATVFLTRVAGAPSMLIGSPVSAPR; encoded by the coding sequence GTGACCCCCGAAGACTTCGCCGCGCTCCTCACCCCCGAGGGCCGCGCCCTCCTCGACTCGCTGCGCGACCACGACCCGTCCCAGGAACTCGCCATCGCCACCCGGCTGCGCCGCGAGCACCCCGCCGCACTGGTCTCCGCCGCACTCGGCCAGGCCCGGCTGCGGCAGCGCGCGGTGGCGAAGTTCGGTGACGAGGACGCGTTCCGCATGTACTTCACGCCCGGCGGCGGCGAGATGGCCACCCGCGCCTCGGTGGCCTCGTACCGCGCCGGGCGGCTCGCGGAACTCGGCGTGCGCAGCGTCGCCGACCTGTGCTGCGGCATCGGCGGGGACGCCCTGGCGCTGGCCCGGCTCGGCATCCGCGTGCTCGCCGTGGACCGCGACCCGCTGACCGTCGCCGTCGCCCGCGCCAACGCCGAGGCCCTGGGGCTGGCGGAGCTCATCGAGGTCCGCGAGGCGGACGTGACCGACGTGGACACCTCCGGGTACGACGCCGTCTTCCTCGACCCCGCCCGGCGTGGGGGCCGCGGCCGGATCTTCGACCCGGAGAGCTACTCGCCGCCGCTGTCGTGGGCCGTCGAGGCTGCCCGTACGGCCAAGTACGCCGCCATCAAGATCGCCCCCGGGATCCCGCACGAGGCCGTGCCGCAGGAGGCCGAGGCCGAGTGGATCTCGGACCAGGGGGACGTGAAGGAGGCCGTGCTGTGGTTCGGGACCGCCCCCGGCACCGTCCGCGCCACCCTGCTGCCCGGCCCGCGCACCCTGCACACCGTCGATCCGCTGCCCGACCCCGAGGCGGGGCCGGTCGGCCGCTACCTCTACGAGCCCGACGGCGCCGTGATCCGCGCCCACCTCGTCGCCGAGGTCGCCGAGCAGCTGGCCGGCCGGCTCATCGACCCGACCATCGCGTACGTCACCGCCGACGAGCTGCGCGCGACGCCGTACGCCACCGCGTACGAGATCACCGACGTGCTGCCCTTCGGCCTCAAGAGGCTCAAGGCGCTGCTGCGCGAGCGCGGGGTGGGCATCCTGACCGTGAAGAAGCGCGGTTCGGCGATCGAGCCCGAGGAGCTGCGCAAGAAGGTCAAGCCGCAGGGGCCGCACTCCGCGACCGTCTTCCTGACCCGGGTCGCGGGCGCCCCCTCGATGCTGATCGGCTCGCCGGTCAGCGCGCCGCGGTAG
- the tsaB gene encoding tRNA (adenosine(37)-N6)-threonylcarbamoyltransferase complex dimerization subunit type 1 TsaB, whose protein sequence is MLLLAVDTATPAVTVALHDGESVLAESNQVDARRHGELLLPSVDKVLAEAGLKLDALTGIVVGVGPGPYTGLRVGLVTASTFATVLGIPVHGLCTLDGLAYAAGAAGIEGPFTVATDARRKEVYWARYEDPRTRVGEPAVDRPADIAEQVAGLPAVGQGAQLYPDVFTDARAPEHQSAAALAALAVERLAAGAEFLPATPLYLRRPDAQVPKNYKVVTPQ, encoded by the coding sequence GTGCTCTTGCTCGCTGTAGATACCGCCACGCCCGCCGTCACCGTCGCCCTGCACGACGGCGAGTCCGTCCTCGCCGAGTCGAACCAGGTCGACGCCCGCCGCCACGGGGAGCTCCTGCTGCCCTCCGTCGACAAGGTCCTCGCCGAGGCCGGGCTGAAGCTCGACGCCCTCACGGGCATCGTCGTCGGCGTCGGACCCGGCCCCTACACCGGGCTGCGCGTCGGCCTCGTCACCGCCTCCACCTTCGCCACCGTGCTCGGCATCCCCGTGCACGGCCTGTGCACCCTCGACGGCCTCGCGTACGCCGCGGGCGCCGCCGGGATCGAGGGCCCCTTCACCGTGGCCACCGACGCGCGGCGCAAGGAGGTCTACTGGGCCCGGTACGAGGACCCGCGCACGCGCGTCGGCGAGCCCGCGGTGGACCGCCCGGCCGACATCGCCGAGCAGGTCGCCGGCCTGCCCGCGGTGGGCCAGGGCGCGCAGCTGTACCCGGACGTCTTCACCGACGCGCGGGCCCCCGAGCACCAGAGCGCCGCCGCCCTCGCCGCCCTGGCGGTGGAACGTCTCGCGGCCGGAGCCGAGTTCCTGCCTGCGACGCCGCTGTACCTGCGCCGCCCCGACGCGCAGGTGCCGAAGAACTACAAGGTGGTCACCCCGCAGTGA
- the tsaE gene encoding tRNA (adenosine(37)-N6)-threonylcarbamoyltransferase complex ATPase subunit type 1 TsaE — protein MEEVPLEARAPRSQTPQRQAPQQAAEAAGAEARLTVDSPEAMQELGRTLAGLLRPGDLVLLTGELGAGKTTLTRGLGEGLGVRGAVTSPTFVIARVHPSLRGGPALVHVDAYRLGGGLDEMEDLDLDVSLPESVVVVEWGDGKVEELSDDRLHVVIARAVGHEEVLDDVREVSVRGIGSRWSGPGALAALAPVR, from the coding sequence ATGGAAGAAGTACCGCTGGAAGCGCGAGCGCCGCGCAGTCAGACACCGCAGCGTCAGGCACCGCAGCAGGCAGCTGAGGCGGCCGGCGCCGAGGCGCGCCTCACCGTCGACTCGCCCGAGGCCATGCAGGAGCTGGGCCGCACTCTCGCCGGCCTGCTCCGCCCCGGCGACCTCGTCCTGCTGACCGGGGAGCTCGGCGCGGGCAAGACCACGCTGACCCGGGGCCTGGGCGAGGGGCTGGGCGTACGGGGCGCCGTGACCTCGCCGACCTTCGTGATCGCCCGGGTGCACCCCTCGCTGCGCGGCGGGCCGGCGCTGGTGCACGTGGACGCGTACCGGCTCGGCGGCGGCCTGGACGAGATGGAGGACCTGGACCTCGACGTCTCGCTGCCCGAGTCCGTGGTCGTCGTGGAGTGGGGCGACGGCAAGGTCGAGGAGCTCTCCGACGACCGGCTGCACGTGGTGATCGCCCGGGCGGTCGGCCACGAGGAGGTCCTGGACGACGTCCGGGAGGTCTCGGTGCGCGGGATCGGCTCGCGCTGGTCCGGGCCGGGCGCATTGGCGGCGCTGGCCCCGGTGCGCTAG
- the rimI gene encoding ribosomal protein S18-alanine N-acetyltransferase has product MTAVTAVLREMRWWDIEPVLELEHELFPEDAWSAGMFWSELAHARGPHATRRYVVAETPDGRLVGYAGLAAAGDLADVQTIAAARDQWGTGLGARLLTDLLRAATAFECAEVLLEVRVDNTRAQKLYERFGFEPIGFRRGYYQPGNVDALVMRLTDPAQATTESTESSESNG; this is encoded by the coding sequence GTGACGGCAGTGACCGCAGTACTGCGCGAGATGCGCTGGTGGGACATCGAGCCCGTGCTGGAACTGGAACACGAGCTGTTCCCCGAGGACGCCTGGTCCGCGGGCATGTTCTGGTCCGAGCTCGCCCACGCCCGCGGCCCGCACGCCACCCGCCGCTACGTGGTCGCCGAGACCCCCGATGGCCGCCTGGTCGGTTACGCCGGGCTGGCCGCCGCCGGTGACCTGGCCGACGTACAGACCATCGCGGCCGCACGCGACCAGTGGGGGACCGGGCTCGGCGCCCGGCTCCTCACCGACCTGCTGCGCGCCGCCACCGCGTTCGAGTGCGCCGAGGTGCTGCTGGAGGTACGGGTGGACAACACCCGGGCCCAGAAGCTCTACGAGCGCTTCGGCTTCGAGCCGATCGGCTTCCGGCGGGGCTACTACCAGCCCGGCAACGTGGACGCGCTCGTGATGCGCCTGACCGACCCCGCACAAGCAACGACTGAGAGCACTGAGAGCAGTGAGAGCAATGGCTGA
- a CDS encoding alpha/beta fold hydrolase, whose amino-acid sequence MSENWRKAGWAGAAIGVIAAGAAAGVAVERITVGRGMRRKARLALDATGDYGSLRGTAGACYAEDGTEIYYEVDEPSETPKKRPRLRRKEPAAPTVVFCHGYCLGQDSWHFQRAALRGMVRAVYWDQRSHGRSARGFSQADGERVTIDQLGRDLKAVIDAAAPEGPLILVGHSMGGMTIMALAEQFPELIRDRVIGVALVGTSSGHLDQVTYGLPSVGMGAVRRILPPVLKALGSQVELVEKGRRATADLFAGMIKMYSFGAPREVDPGVARFAERLIEATPIDVVAEFYPAFQIHDKSAALQRFADIPVTVIAGDRDMVTPAAHSQAIKDALPAAELVVLESAGHLMMLEYPETVTGLLTDLLARTGAVPAATNVGGHGRSTAGSASAAQSDTAASGTAAGS is encoded by the coding sequence GTGAGCGAGAACTGGCGCAAAGCCGGCTGGGCCGGCGCTGCGATCGGCGTGATAGCCGCAGGCGCGGCGGCCGGCGTCGCCGTCGAACGGATCACGGTCGGGCGCGGCATGCGCCGCAAGGCGCGCCTCGCGCTCGACGCCACCGGGGACTACGGCTCCCTGCGCGGCACCGCCGGAGCCTGCTACGCCGAGGACGGCACCGAGATCTACTACGAGGTCGACGAGCCGTCCGAGACCCCGAAGAAGCGGCCCCGGCTGCGCCGCAAGGAACCGGCCGCCCCGACCGTCGTGTTCTGCCACGGCTACTGCCTCGGCCAGGACTCCTGGCACTTCCAGCGCGCCGCCCTGCGCGGCATGGTCCGCGCCGTGTACTGGGACCAGCGCAGCCACGGCCGCAGCGCGCGCGGGTTCTCCCAGGCCGACGGCGAGCGCGTGACCATCGACCAGCTCGGCCGCGACCTGAAGGCCGTCATCGACGCCGCCGCGCCCGAGGGCCCGCTGATCCTGGTGGGCCACTCGATGGGCGGCATGACGATCATGGCGCTGGCCGAGCAGTTCCCCGAGCTCATCCGCGACCGGGTGATCGGCGTGGCCCTCGTCGGCACCTCCAGTGGGCACCTCGACCAGGTGACGTACGGGCTGCCCTCGGTCGGCATGGGCGCCGTGCGCCGAATCCTGCCGCCCGTGCTCAAGGCGCTCGGCTCGCAGGTGGAGCTGGTCGAGAAGGGCCGCCGGGCCACCGCCGACCTCTTCGCGGGCATGATCAAGATGTACTCGTTCGGCGCCCCCCGCGAGGTGGACCCCGGTGTCGCGCGCTTCGCCGAGCGGCTCATCGAGGCCACCCCGATCGACGTGGTCGCCGAGTTCTACCCGGCCTTCCAGATCCACGACAAGAGCGCCGCCCTCCAGCGGTTCGCCGACATCCCCGTCACCGTCATCGCCGGCGACCGCGACATGGTCACCCCGGCCGCGCACAGCCAGGCCATCAAGGACGCCCTGCCGGCCGCGGAGCTCGTCGTCCTGGAGTCCGCCGGGCACCTGATGATGCTGGAGTACCCCGAGACGGTGACCGGGCTGCTCACCGACCTGCTGGCGCGCACCGGTGCGGTGCCCGCAGCGACTAACGTTGGCGGGCATGGAAGAAGTACCGCTGGAAGCGCGAGCGCCGCGCAGTCAGACACCGCAGCGTCAGGCACCGCAGCAGGCAGCTGA
- the alr gene encoding alanine racemase, translating into MNETPTRVYAEIDLDAVRANVRALRERAPGAELMAVVKADAYGHGAIRCARAAQEAGATWLGTATPEEALALRAAGIGGPVMCWLWTPGGPWQAAVEADLDISVSGMWALDEVRKAAHAAGRRARVQLKADTGLGRGGCQPADWAELVGAAVAAQAEGTVKITGLWSHFACADEPGHPSIPLQLASFREMLAYAEKEGVEPEVRHIANSPATLTLPESHYDLVRCGLAVYGVSPAPELGTSQELGLRPAMTLKASVALVKAVPPGHGVSYGHHYVTEAETNLALIPAGYADGIPRHASGRGPVSVGGKIRRVAGRVAMDQFVVDLGSDLVRAGDEAVIFGSGEHGEPTAEDWARAADTIAYEIVTRIGVRVPRVYLGG; encoded by the coding sequence ATGAACGAGACACCGACGCGCGTGTACGCCGAGATCGATCTTGACGCCGTACGGGCGAACGTGCGCGCACTGCGCGAGCGGGCACCAGGGGCCGAGTTGATGGCCGTCGTCAAGGCGGACGCCTACGGCCACGGCGCGATCCGCTGCGCCCGCGCGGCCCAGGAGGCCGGTGCCACCTGGCTCGGAACCGCCACCCCCGAGGAGGCGCTCGCGCTGCGCGCCGCCGGGATCGGCGGGCCGGTCATGTGCTGGCTGTGGACCCCCGGCGGGCCCTGGCAGGCGGCCGTCGAGGCCGACCTGGACATCTCCGTCAGCGGGATGTGGGCCCTCGACGAGGTGCGCAAGGCCGCGCACGCCGCCGGCCGCCGGGCCAGGGTCCAGCTCAAGGCCGACACCGGCCTCGGCCGGGGCGGCTGCCAGCCCGCCGACTGGGCGGAGCTCGTCGGCGCGGCCGTCGCCGCCCAGGCCGAGGGCACCGTCAAGATCACCGGCCTCTGGTCCCACTTCGCCTGCGCCGACGAGCCGGGCCACCCCTCCATCCCGCTCCAGCTTGCGTCCTTCCGCGAGATGCTGGCGTACGCCGAGAAGGAGGGCGTGGAGCCCGAGGTCCGGCACATCGCGAACTCGCCCGCGACGCTGACGCTGCCCGAGAGCCACTACGACCTCGTGCGCTGCGGCCTCGCCGTCTACGGCGTGTCCCCGGCCCCCGAGCTCGGCACCTCCCAGGAGCTGGGCCTGCGGCCCGCCATGACCCTCAAGGCCTCCGTGGCACTGGTCAAGGCCGTGCCCCCGGGCCACGGGGTCAGCTACGGGCACCACTACGTCACCGAGGCCGAGACGAACCTCGCCCTCATCCCCGCCGGATACGCCGACGGCATCCCGCGTCACGCCTCCGGCCGCGGGCCGGTCTCCGTCGGCGGGAAGATCCGCCGCGTCGCCGGACGCGTCGCCATGGACCAGTTCGTCGTCGACCTGGGCAGTGACCTGGTACGGGCCGGGGACGAGGCCGTCATCTTCGGCAGCGGCGAGCACGGCGAGCCCACCGCCGAGGACTGGGCCCGAGCGGCAGACACCATCGCCTATGAGATCGTCACCCGTATCGGGGTGCGTGTTCCTCGGGTCTACCTGGGCGGCTGA
- the tsaD gene encoding tRNA (adenosine(37)-N6)-threonylcarbamoyltransferase complex transferase subunit TsaD, with protein MADEPLVLGIETSCDETGVGVVRGTTLLADAIASSVDEHARFGGVVPEVASRAHLEAMVPTIERALKEAGVSARDLDGIAVTAGPGLAGALLVGVSAAKAYAYALGKPLYGVNHLASHICVDQLEHGPLPEPTMALLVSGGHSSLLLAPDITSDVRPLGATIDDAAGEAFDKIARVLQLGFPGGPVIDRLAREGDPKAINFPRGLTGPRDAAYDFSFSGLKTAVARWIEAKRNAGEEVPVRDVAASFQEAVVDVLTRKAIRACKDEGVDHLMIGGGVAANSRLRSLAQERCDDAGIILRVPRPKLCTDNGAMVAALGAEMVKRNRPASDWDLSADSSLPVTDPHVPGTAHTHSPAHGHDHDHVHELSKDNLY; from the coding sequence ATGGCTGACGAACCGCTCGTCCTCGGCATCGAGACCTCCTGCGACGAGACCGGCGTCGGCGTCGTCCGCGGCACCACCCTGCTGGCGGACGCGATCGCGTCCAGCGTCGACGAGCACGCGCGCTTCGGCGGCGTCGTGCCCGAGGTGGCCTCCCGGGCGCACCTGGAGGCGATGGTCCCCACCATCGAGCGCGCCCTGAAGGAGGCCGGGGTCAGCGCCCGCGACCTCGACGGCATCGCCGTCACCGCGGGTCCCGGCCTCGCGGGGGCGCTGCTGGTGGGCGTCTCGGCGGCCAAGGCGTACGCGTACGCGCTCGGCAAGCCGCTGTACGGGGTGAACCACCTGGCCTCGCACATCTGCGTCGACCAGCTGGAACACGGGCCGTTGCCGGAGCCGACCATGGCGCTGCTGGTGTCCGGCGGGCACTCCTCGCTGCTGCTCGCCCCGGACATCACCTCCGACGTACGGCCGCTGGGCGCGACCATCGACGACGCGGCGGGCGAGGCCTTCGACAAGATCGCGCGCGTGCTGCAGCTGGGCTTCCCCGGCGGCCCGGTCATCGACCGGCTCGCGCGGGAGGGCGACCCGAAGGCGATCAACTTCCCGCGCGGGCTGACGGGGCCGCGCGACGCGGCGTACGACTTCTCCTTCTCCGGTCTCAAGACGGCGGTCGCCCGCTGGATCGAGGCGAAGCGGAACGCGGGCGAGGAGGTGCCGGTGCGCGATGTGGCGGCGTCCTTCCAGGAGGCCGTGGTGGACGTGCTGACCCGCAAGGCGATCCGCGCGTGCAAGGACGAGGGCGTCGACCACCTGATGATCGGCGGCGGTGTGGCGGCCAATTCCCGGCTGCGGTCGCTGGCGCAGGAGCGCTGCGACGACGCGGGGATCATCCTGCGCGTGCCGCGGCCCAAGCTGTGCACGGACAACGGCGCGATGGTGGCGGCGCTGGGCGCGGAGATGGTCAAGCGGAACCGGCCGGCCTCGGACTGGGACCTGTCGGCGGACTCCTCGCTGCCGGTGACGGACCCGCACGTTCCGGGCACCGCTCACACGCACTCCCCCGCGCACGGCCATGACCACGACCACGTGCACGAGTTGAGCAAGGACAACCTGTACTGA
- a CDS encoding NAD(P)H-hydrate dehydratase has translation MRTAYSVETVRAAERELMARLPQGALMQRAAAGLAAVCAGLLRRVYGARVVLLVGPGDNGGDALYAGARLARRGAGVTAVPMDPERLHAGGLRALLAAGGRVAPDVPGQADLVLDGLVGIGGRGGLRPAAAELVEQIPAGVVVVAVDLPSGVDADTGEVAGPAVRADVTVTFGAYKPGLLIDPGASRTGALRLVDIGLSLPEPDAEALQHADVAALLPAPTASSDKYRRGVVGIVAGSAQYPGAAVLAVAGALRGGAGAVRYVGPAADAVLARYPETLIGRGRVQAWVVGPGLGAGRAAEVAEVLADPVPVLVDADGLRGLDPEVLRARPAETLLTPHAGEAAALLGMSREAVESARLSSVRSLAARYGATALLKGSTTLVSRGGGPVRVNPTGTAWLATAGSGDVLSGLAGSLLASGLPAVDAASVAAYLHGLAGRRAASGAPLLAQQIAESLPEAWRGVQAP, from the coding sequence ATGCGTACTGCTTACAGCGTGGAGACCGTACGGGCCGCCGAGCGGGAGTTGATGGCCCGGCTGCCGCAGGGCGCCCTGATGCAGCGGGCTGCGGCCGGACTGGCCGCCGTGTGCGCGGGCCTGCTGCGCCGGGTGTACGGGGCGCGCGTCGTCCTGCTCGTCGGGCCGGGGGACAACGGCGGCGACGCCCTGTACGCGGGCGCCCGGCTGGCCCGGCGCGGCGCCGGGGTGACGGCGGTGCCGATGGATCCGGAGCGGCTTCACGCGGGCGGGCTGCGGGCGCTGCTGGCCGCCGGGGGCCGGGTCGCGCCGGACGTCCCCGGCCAGGCGGACCTCGTACTGGACGGGCTCGTCGGCATCGGCGGGCGCGGCGGGCTGCGGCCGGCCGCGGCGGAGCTGGTGGAGCAGATCCCGGCCGGCGTGGTCGTGGTCGCGGTGGACCTGCCGAGCGGGGTCGACGCGGACACCGGGGAGGTGGCCGGCCCGGCCGTCCGGGCCGATGTCACGGTGACCTTCGGGGCGTACAAGCCGGGGCTGCTCATCGACCCGGGGGCTTCGCGCACGGGCGCGCTGCGCCTGGTGGACATCGGGCTGTCGCTGCCGGAGCCGGACGCCGAGGCGTTGCAGCACGCCGATGTGGCGGCGCTGCTGCCGGCTCCGACGGCGTCGAGCGACAAGTACCGCCGGGGCGTGGTCGGCATCGTCGCCGGGTCGGCCCAGTACCCGGGCGCGGCGGTGCTCGCCGTCGCCGGGGCGCTGCGCGGCGGCGCGGGCGCCGTGCGGTACGTCGGGCCGGCGGCGGACGCGGTGCTGGCGCGGTACCCCGAGACGCTGATCGGGCGGGGCCGGGTGCAGGCGTGGGTGGTCGGGCCGGGGCTGGGGGCGGGCCGGGCGGCGGAGGTCGCGGAGGTCCTGGCCGACCCGGTCCCGGTGCTGGTGGACGCGGACGGGCTGCGCGGGCTGGACCCGGAGGTGCTGCGGGCCCGCCCGGCCGAGACGCTGCTGACCCCGCACGCGGGGGAGGCGGCGGCGCTGCTGGGGATGTCCCGGGAGGCGGTGGAGTCGGCCCGGCTGTCGTCCGTACGGTCGCTGGCGGCGCGGTACGGGGCGACGGCCCTGCTGAAGGGCTCGACGACCCTGGTGTCCCGGGGCGGCGGCCCGGTCCGGGTCAACCCGACGGGAACCGCGTGGCTGGCGACGGCCGGCAGCGGTGACGTCCTGTCGGGCCTGGCCGGCTCCCTGCTGGCCTCGGGCCTGCCGGCGGTCGACGCCGCTTCGGTCGCGGCGTACCTCCACGGTCTGGCGGGGCGCCGGGCCGCCTCCGGAGCCCCGCTCCTCGCCCAGCAGATCGCGGAATCCCTCCCGGAGGCCTGGCGCGGTGTCCAGGCCCCGTGA
- a CDS encoding holo-ACP synthase, with product MIIGVGIDVAEIERFGEALQRTPNMAGRLFVDSELTLPSGERRGIASLAARFAAKEALAKALGAPGGMLWTDAEVYVEETGQPRLRVSGTVEARALALGVKSWHISLSHDAGVASAVVIAEG from the coding sequence GTGATTATCGGTGTGGGGATCGACGTTGCCGAGATCGAGCGGTTCGGTGAGGCGCTGCAGCGCACCCCGAACATGGCCGGGCGGCTGTTCGTCGACTCCGAGTTGACGCTCCCGAGCGGCGAGCGGCGCGGGATCGCCTCGCTCGCCGCCCGGTTCGCGGCCAAGGAGGCCCTCGCCAAGGCGCTCGGCGCGCCCGGCGGGATGCTGTGGACCGACGCCGAGGTGTACGTGGAGGAGACCGGGCAGCCGCGGCTGCGGGTGTCGGGAACGGTCGAGGCCAGGGCGCTGGCGCTGGGCGTGAAGTCCTGGCACATCTCCCTGAGCCACGACGCGGGTGTGGCCTCCGCCGTGGTGATCGCCGAAGGATAG